Proteins found in one Quercus robur chromosome 2, dhQueRobu3.1, whole genome shotgun sequence genomic segment:
- the LOC126715183 gene encoding uncharacterized protein LOC126715183: MATKDFNSNDDEAVNIECRRLYVAAMNGDWKSVKDIPNIERKITKKGETTLHIAAAANQEEFVKNLVNRLSCENLTAVNIVGNTALTYAAATGNVNIAKAMMKKNSNLPNLGIRVKPLFMAASLGHSQMVQFLYSQTKEIVCGWDENEQAKLFISCVEGNLYGVALEMLKANPNFATARNTDGDSALHVLARNPSAFVSQTRPRLKLKQENSKQSQANKLFENCLQAYRGDVENSSVIPHVLFDAAEAGNNECLIMLIRFDFDLLWKTRNSKSIFHVAVEKRHESIFNLLYEVGSIGDLIINTKTEDTGNILHLAAGLAPKEKLNAISGAALQMQREILWFKEVEKVVPPAFKEMKNGNGETPYVLFARTHEELRTKGEKWMMDTAEFSMVVATLISFIMFTAIKADKLKESPNLFMVFSVSSAIALFCSSTSLVIFLSILTSRYSYNDFLVWLPIRLMIGVASLFIAIAAMMVTFSASFWSDNHNHQELPLIFVVIGLFACVSILGLLLKYRLFVDIVRSTFFRFKKRRRLL; encoded by the exons ATGGCGACAAAGGATTTCAATTCAAACGACG ATGAAGCAGTCAATATAGAGTGTAGGAGGCTTTATGTGGCTGCGATGAATGGTGACTGGAAATCTGTTAAGGACATACCAaacattgaaagaaaaattacaaagaaaggaGAAACCACTCTTCATATTGCTGCTGCAGCAAACCAAGAAGAGTTTGTGAAGAATTTAGTGAATAGATTGAGCTGCGAAAACCTAACAGCTGTAAACATTGTTGGGAACACTGCTTTGACCTATGCTGCTGCAACTGGAAATGTGAATATTGCCAAGGCGATGATGAAGAAAAATAGTAACCTGCCAAATCTAGGTATTAGGGTGAAACCACTCTTTATGGCTGCTTCGTTAGGACACAGTCAAATGGTGCAGTTTCTTTATTCTCAGACTAAAGAGATAGTTTGCGGGTGGGATGAAAATGAACAAGCTAAACTATTTATCAGTTGTGTCGAGGGTAACTTATACG GAGTAGCATTGGAAATGCTGAAGGCCAACCCTAATTTTGCTACCGCTAGAAACACGGATGGAGACAGTGCATTGCATGTGTTAGCTCGCAATCCTTCTGCATTTGTTAGTCAAACTCGACCAC GGTTGAAGTTAAAACAGGAAAACTCGAAGCAATCTCAAGCCAATAAACTATTTGAAAATTGTCTTCAGGCTTACAGAGGTGATGTTGAGAATTCATCAGTGATTCCACATGTTCTGTTTGATGCAGCAGAAGCAGGAAATAATGAGTGCTTGATCATGCTTATTCGTTTTGACTTTGATCTATTATGGAAAACAAGAAATAGTAAAAGCATATTTCATGTAGCTGTTGAGAAGCGCCATGAAAGCATATTCAATTTACTTTATGAGGTAGGCTCAATTGGAGATCtaataataaatacaaaaactgaAGATACAGGCAACATTTTGCATTTAGCTGCAGGATTGGCGCCTAAAGAGAAGCTGAATGCTATATCAGGAGCAGCTCTTCAAATGCAACGAGAAATATTATGGTTCAAG GAGGTGGAAAAGGTTGTACCACCTGCGttcaaagaaatgaaaaatggaaACGGGGAAACACCGTATGTTTTATTTGCGAGGACACACGAGGAATTAAGGACGAAGGGAGAGAAGTGGATGATGGACACAGCTGAGTTTTCTATGGTGGTTGCTACACTAATTAGCTTTATAATGTTTACAGCCATAAAAGCTGATAAACTAAAGGAGAGTCCTAATCTTTTTATGGTCTTCTCAGTTTCAAGTGCAATAGCATTATTTTGCTCATCAACATCCCTAGTAATTTTCTTATCCATCCTTACCTCGCGTTATTCATACAACGACTTTCTTGTGTGGTTACCTATTAGGTTGATGATTGGAGTCGCTTCACTTTTCATCGCAATTGCCGCCATGATGGTTACATTTTCTGCATCCTTTTGGTCAGATAATCATAATCATCAGGAATTGCCCTTGATCTTTGTTGTCATTGGTTTATTCGCTTGTGTGTCAATCTTAGGCTTGTTGCTGAAGTACCGCCTATTTGTTGATATAGTCCGATCTACCTTCTTTCGGTTTAAGAAACGTCGACGTCTACTTTAG